A DNA window from Malus domestica chromosome 12, GDT2T_hap1 contains the following coding sequences:
- the LOC103413528 gene encoding 33 kDa ribonucleoprotein, chloroplastic, whose product MKIQKSRKLIHVPHVGIRLSQMGSPSSRLLPLEDLPSPNTISSHTMLSMASTSTSCSSPLCNKIPNFSISRSLTPIPTHFPPHIKLLKPLELKACFHSFPHLSPSPSFRRSLAAFDGFEVKEDSESQAELDPEAELHEKQEEEEEREEVPKSSDAGRLYVGNLPYNLTSTQLAEVFGEAGTVVFSEIIYNRVTDRSRGFGFVTMSTVEEAQDAIRMFDGSQVGGRTVKVNFPEVPRGGEREILGPNSTRTGFKVYIDSPHKVYAGNLSWGLTSQGLKDAFEEQPGLLGAKVIYERVSGRSRGFGFVTFETNEAAESAVAAMNGVEVDGRPLRLNMAAERARHVASSPAAPETTAQDTDSSELVSPPASETTTEDGDSGELVSSVSI is encoded by the exons atgaaaatccaaaaatccaGAAAGCTTATCCATGTCCCACACGTGGGCATTCGTCTTAGTCAAATGGGAAGCCCCTCGTCCCGTCTTCTGCCACTCGAAGACCTTCCATCCCCAAACACCATTTCCTCCCACACAATGCTATCCATGGCTTCCACAAGCACTTCTTGTTCTTCTCCCCTCTGCAACAAAATCCCCAACTTCTCAATCTCCCGCTCACTCACTCCAATTCCCACCCACTTCCCACCACACATTAAACTCCTAAAACCCCTCGAGCTCAAAGCCTGTTTCCACAGCTTCCCTCACCTCTCTCCTTCCCCCAGTTTCCGCCGCTCGTTGGCGGCGTTTGACGGCTTCGAAGTCAAAGAAGATAGTGAAAGCCAAGCCGAACTAGACCCAGAAGCAGAGCTCCATgaaaagcaagaagaagaagaagaaagagaggaagtGCCAAAGAGCTCAGACGCCGGGAGGCTATATGTAGGGAATTTGCCTTATAATTTGACTTCGACCCAATTGGCTGAGGTTTTCGGGGAGGCTGGCACGGTGGTTTTCTCAGAG ATTATTTATAACAGGGTCACAGATAGAAGCCGGGGATTCGGATTTGTCACAATGTCAACTGTTGAGGAAGCTCAGGATGCCATTAGGATGTTTGATGGCTCT CAAGTAGGAGGTAGAACTGTGAAGGTGAACTTCCCAGAAGTGCCAAGAGGAGGTGAAAGGGAAATTTTAGGACCCAATAGCACAAGGACAGGGTTCAAGGTGTACATAGATAGTCCACACAAGGTTTATGCAGGAAACCTTAGCTGGGGTTTAACTTCACAGGGTCTTAAAGATGCCTTTGAAGAGCAGCCAGGGCTGTTGGGTGCCAAGGTCATATATGAGAGGGTTTCTGGACGATCCAGAGGTTTCGGGTTTGTGACATTCGAAACTAATGAGGCTGCGGAATCAGCTGTCGCTGCCATGAATGGAGTG GAGGTTGATGGGCGGCCTTTGCGATTAAACATGGCGGCAGAAAGAGCAAGGCATGTTGCTTCCTCTCCGGCAGCACCAGAAACAACTGCACAAGACACAGATAGTAGTGAATTGGTCTCGCCTCCTGCATCGGAAACAACCACAGAAGACGGAGACAGTGGCGAATTGGTTTCCAGCGTTAGCATCTGA
- the LOC103449572 gene encoding nuclear transcription factor Y subunit A-10-like, producing the protein MAMQTVYFKGHEGIAPNPIGQFSSALSGPWWSSLGSQPVYGESCGLSKPSTKEQPNTGDHFNATKLAGRGTEQGLEKGNTNQFTIFPGDGQKSQAAISLQSSPGKYHGHFELGFSQPVICAKYPFMDQCYGLFSTYGPQISGRIMLPLNLTEDEGPIYVNAKQYHGIMRRRQSRAKAVIENRAARLRKPYMHESRHRHAMRRPRGCGGRFLNTKTMNNGDKGTEGKQVGDGQLFRLSGSQSSEVLQSDSGTLNSSKETNGSISNISGSEVTSMYSRGDLDCFSINHLGPSLHSLSDMRDSARGMVIPTKWVAAGDNCCNLNV; encoded by the exons ATGGCTATGCAAACTGTGTATTTCAAAGGACATGAAGGAATTGCCCCTAATCCCATAGGCCAGTTTTCATCAGCATTGTCAGGACCTTGGTGGAGTTCCTTGGGATCTCAACCGGTGTATGGTGAATCCTGTGGTCTGTCGAAACCTTCTACTAAGGAGCAGCCTAATACTGGGGACCATTTCAATGCCACTAAACTTGCCGGGCGGGGTACTGAACAAGGACTGGAAAAAGGGAACACAAATCAGTTCACTATCTTTCCTG GGGATGGACAGAAGTCCCAGGCAGCAATCTCTCTGCAATCATCGCCAGGAAAATATCATGGTCATTTTGAGCTCGGATTCAGCCAGCCAGTG ATCTGTGCAAAATATCCATTTATGGATCAATGCTATGGACTCTTCTCAACCTATGGACCTCAAATTTCG GGACGCATTATGCTGCCACTGAACTTGACTGAGGATGAAGGACCAATCTATGTAAATGCTAAGCAGTACCATGGAATCATGCGTCGCCGACAATCCCGTGCGAAGGCTGTCATTGAGAACAGAGCAGCTAGACTGCGTAAG CCGTATATGCATGAATCGCGCCATCGTCATGCAATGCGCCGACCAAGGGGCTGCGGTGGTCGTTTTCTGAACACTAAGACTATGAACAATGGGGACAAGGGAACTGAAGGGAAGCAAGTTGGTGATGGGCAGCTGTTTAGGCTTTCGGGTTCTCAGAGTTCTGAAGTCCTGCAATCCGACAGTGGAACTTTAAACTCGTCAAAGGAAACGAATGGCAGCATTTCAAACATATCCGGGTCAGAGGTGACAAGTATGTACTCTAGGGGAGACCTTGATTGCTTTTCAATCAATCATCTCGGTCCCTCCCTGCACTCTCTCTCAGACATGAGAGATAGTGCGCGTGGTATGGTCATTCCCACGAAATGGGTTGCAGCAGGAGATAACTGCTGCAACCTCAATGTTTGA